In Paractinoplanes brasiliensis, the following proteins share a genomic window:
- a CDS encoding HelD family protein, with product MTTAGEGPPEDPLLAEMVRATAEAGPDFVATIRADQDELIKTAPESVLIIQGGPGTGKTDTALRRVAWLLGDPDLGLTAEQVLVVGPSHAFAQRTRGLLDLWGCAGVAHSSIDGLLPKASTGRPEAPHVIRLKGEARMAGLLERALRQRAQVPATITVRGQEVPLDPATIQRVIATAKASEAGPGDRRRLLRAALVAGTQDPKLILEAADLLAERLWPEFDAATFLAGLFGSRALLTEAAGGEFTEREITALYRVDDDEPPFSEADLPLLDEAQHLSGQEPQTYAHVVVDEAQDLSPMQLRAVSRRSANGSLTVVGDMAQSTGPWARDDWHDVLAHLPELMPHVHRELRFGYRVPRQIFDLAAELLPTAAPSVQPPTTVREGPADPVIAPVDPAGRAAVVVAAAADHAADGRSVAIVCPARCRDEVEELLRAEELPWRTSPGDERSPAITLLGPHEAKGLEFDAAIVVEPGFIVDDDPRGHRLLYIALTRATGHLHLVGAPEDLPAGEPVAVAAPAVEEPPSPEPPAPPAPLDPHVQEQIDMVAHALAETLLANLTPELWPVALDRLIELISPDS from the coding sequence TTGACCACCGCCGGGGAGGGGCCGCCGGAGGATCCCCTGCTGGCCGAAATGGTTCGGGCCACCGCCGAGGCGGGCCCGGATTTCGTCGCGACCATCCGCGCCGACCAGGACGAGCTGATCAAGACCGCGCCGGAAAGCGTGCTGATCATCCAGGGCGGGCCGGGGACGGGCAAGACGGACACGGCGCTGCGCCGGGTCGCCTGGCTGCTCGGCGATCCCGACCTTGGGCTGACCGCCGAGCAGGTGCTCGTGGTCGGGCCGTCGCACGCGTTCGCCCAGCGTACGCGGGGTCTGCTCGACCTGTGGGGCTGCGCCGGGGTGGCGCACAGCTCGATCGACGGGCTGCTGCCCAAGGCGTCGACCGGCCGGCCCGAGGCGCCGCACGTCATCCGGCTCAAGGGTGAGGCGCGGATGGCCGGGCTGCTCGAACGGGCGCTCAGGCAACGGGCCCAGGTGCCGGCCACGATCACCGTACGGGGTCAGGAAGTGCCCCTCGACCCGGCGACGATTCAACGGGTGATCGCCACGGCCAAGGCGAGCGAGGCGGGCCCGGGTGATCGGCGGCGCCTGCTGCGCGCGGCCCTGGTGGCAGGCACCCAGGACCCGAAACTGATCTTGGAGGCGGCCGACCTGCTGGCCGAGCGGTTGTGGCCGGAGTTCGACGCGGCGACGTTCCTGGCCGGGCTGTTCGGCTCGCGGGCGTTGCTGACCGAGGCCGCGGGCGGCGAGTTCACCGAGCGTGAGATCACCGCGTTGTACCGGGTGGACGACGACGAGCCGCCGTTCAGCGAGGCCGACCTGCCGCTTCTCGACGAGGCCCAGCACTTGTCGGGGCAGGAGCCTCAGACGTACGCCCATGTGGTGGTCGACGAGGCGCAGGACCTCTCCCCCATGCAGCTGCGCGCGGTCTCGCGCCGTTCGGCCAACGGCTCACTGACCGTGGTCGGCGACATGGCGCAGTCGACGGGGCCGTGGGCGCGCGACGACTGGCACGACGTGCTCGCGCACCTGCCCGAGCTGATGCCGCACGTGCACCGGGAGCTGCGGTTCGGCTATCGGGTGCCACGTCAGATCTTCGACCTGGCGGCCGAGTTGCTGCCGACCGCCGCGCCGAGTGTGCAACCGCCGACGACCGTACGGGAGGGGCCTGCCGACCCGGTGATCGCGCCGGTGGACCCGGCCGGGCGGGCGGCTGTCGTGGTGGCGGCAGCAGCGGATCATGCCGCGGACGGGCGTTCGGTGGCGATCGTCTGCCCGGCACGCTGCCGTGACGAGGTCGAGGAGCTGCTGCGGGCCGAGGAGCTGCCCTGGCGGACGTCTCCCGGCGACGAACGCAGTCCGGCGATCACCCTGCTGGGGCCGCACGAGGCGAAGGGCCTGGAATTCGACGCGGCGATCGTGGTCGAGCCGGGGTTCATCGTCGACGACGACCCGCGCGGGCATCGGCTGCTCTACATCGCGCTGACCAGGGCGACCGGTCACCTGCACCTGGTCGGCGCGCCCGAAGACCTGCCGGCCGGGGAACCCGTCGCCGTCGCGGCGCCGGCGGTGGAGGAACCCCCTTCCCCCGAACCGCCGGCGCCGCCCGCTCCCCTCGATCCCCACGTGCAAGAACAGATCGACATGGTGGCTCACGCGCTGGCCGAGACGCTGCTCGCGAACCTCACGCCGGAGTTGTGGCCGGTGGCGCTGGACCGTCTGATCGAACTGATCAGCCCGGATTCCTAG
- a CDS encoding DUF6510 family protein: MPLDGNAMAGDLREIFAVDVTAARYRCAGCAHSDAVGTLLLWHQSPGLVARCPSCEDVVIKVVRAPDRVFLDLRGSVRLEVPLEGN, encoded by the coding sequence ATGCCGCTCGACGGCAACGCGATGGCGGGCGACCTGCGCGAGATCTTCGCCGTGGACGTGACCGCGGCCCGGTACAGGTGTGCGGGCTGCGCCCACTCCGACGCGGTCGGCACGCTGCTGCTCTGGCATCAGTCGCCGGGCCTGGTGGCGCGCTGCCCCAGCTGCGAGGACGTGGTCATCAAGGTCGTCCGCGCGCCCGACCGGGTCTTCCTCGACCTGCGGGGCAGCGTACGGCTCGAAGTGCCGCTCGAAGGCAACTGA
- a CDS encoding S8 family serine peptidase, producing the protein MKNYLRRYAAGAVAIGAIAGGAAIALPANVTASTEWHPATYGLTETPEQLLPTTVSTEQPVRVVTTTLDEAGKPVIKVDTTTSRTAAAKAVKQGQSTKNAVGVEVDAVVTATGVPSGSDTYRPQQWDFTKIRVADAWPQSTGAGVVVAVIDSGVDAAHPDLAGNVLSGYDAIANQAGVSTDPNGHGTHVAGTIAAVTGNGAGVSAIAPDTKILPIKVLGASGSGYMSDTAEGIIWAADNGAGVINMSLGGSSKLSAVSNAIMYARSKGVVVVASSGNDRAQGSPTNYPAADEGVIGVAATDSADRIATYSTAGSYVDVAAPGTAILSTYPTALAANPYQILSGTSMAAPHVAAVAALIKAYRPALSPDQVQAALQSSAVDLGVTGRDNDFGFGRIDAVAALAAAAGSTAAPSPTATRTTSATPAPTPSKTTAAPTPSKTTTKPVVKVRPAVKVTASPTSVVYGTTVTVTYTVTAAGAPWAGKPVQLGTTTPGKAAFTYTDATTDAAGKVVLTQPAIGRFQAKLVVPATETSTATASAVTTYAVRASATVSSPAEQTLQIELAGAVGQKVQVQRFERKRWIVIGAVVASSPEITVSGLVSGVSHRILVPNTPTVAGLTSAPVKIS; encoded by the coding sequence GTGAAGAATTACCTCCGCCGTTATGCCGCCGGCGCTGTCGCGATCGGCGCCATCGCCGGCGGCGCCGCCATCGCCCTGCCCGCCAATGTCACCGCCTCCACCGAGTGGCACCCGGCCACTTACGGCCTGACCGAGACGCCGGAGCAGCTCCTGCCGACCACGGTCTCCACCGAGCAGCCCGTCCGGGTGGTCACCACCACGCTCGACGAGGCCGGCAAGCCGGTCATCAAGGTTGACACCACCACCAGCAGGACGGCGGCCGCGAAGGCCGTCAAGCAGGGCCAGAGCACGAAGAACGCCGTCGGGGTCGAGGTGGATGCCGTGGTGACCGCCACCGGCGTGCCGAGCGGCAGCGACACGTACCGACCCCAGCAGTGGGACTTCACCAAGATCCGAGTGGCCGACGCCTGGCCGCAGTCGACCGGCGCCGGCGTCGTCGTGGCGGTCATCGACTCCGGTGTGGACGCCGCGCACCCGGACCTGGCGGGCAACGTGCTCAGCGGGTACGACGCGATCGCGAACCAGGCGGGGGTCAGCACCGACCCGAACGGGCACGGCACGCACGTGGCGGGCACCATCGCCGCGGTCACCGGCAACGGCGCGGGGGTCAGCGCGATCGCCCCGGACACCAAGATCCTGCCGATCAAGGTGCTCGGCGCGAGCGGCAGCGGCTACATGTCGGACACGGCCGAGGGCATCATCTGGGCGGCCGACAACGGCGCCGGTGTGATCAACATGTCGCTGGGTGGAAGCTCCAAGCTCAGCGCGGTGAGCAACGCCATCATGTACGCCCGCAGCAAGGGCGTCGTCGTGGTGGCGTCCTCGGGCAACGACCGCGCCCAGGGCAGCCCGACCAACTACCCGGCCGCCGACGAGGGCGTGATCGGCGTGGCCGCGACCGACTCGGCCGATCGGATCGCCACCTACTCCACCGCCGGCAGCTACGTCGACGTGGCCGCGCCGGGCACCGCGATCCTGAGCACCTATCCGACCGCGCTGGCCGCCAACCCGTACCAGATTTTGAGCGGCACCTCGATGGCCGCGCCACACGTCGCAGCGGTTGCCGCCCTGATCAAGGCGTACCGACCGGCCCTCTCCCCCGACCAGGTGCAGGCGGCGCTGCAGAGCTCGGCCGTCGACCTGGGTGTGACGGGCCGCGACAACGACTTCGGCTTCGGCCGGATCGACGCGGTCGCGGCTCTCGCGGCCGCCGCCGGCAGCACCGCCGCGCCGTCGCCGACCGCCACCAGGACGACCAGCGCCACCCCGGCGCCCACCCCGTCGAAGACGACTGCCGCCCCGACGCCGAGCAAGACCACCACGAAGCCGGTCGTCAAGGTGCGCCCGGCGGTCAAGGTGACCGCGTCGCCGACCTCGGTCGTCTACGGCACAACGGTCACCGTCACCTACACGGTCACCGCCGCCGGCGCCCCGTGGGCCGGCAAACCGGTGCAGCTCGGCACGACCACGCCGGGCAAAGCGGCCTTCACCTACACCGATGCCACCACCGACGCGGCCGGCAAGGTGGTCCTGACCCAGCCCGCCATCGGTCGTTTCCAAGCCAAGCTGGTGGTGCCGGCCACCGAGACGTCAACGGCGACGGCCTCGGCGGTCACCACCTACGCGGTAAGGGCGTCCGCGACCGTGAGCAGCCCGGCGGAACAGACCCTCCAGATCGAGCTGGCCGGCGCGGTCGGCCAGAAGGTGCAGGTGCAGCGCTTCGAGCGGAAACGCTGGATCGTCATCGGCGCCGTGGTGGCGAGCAGCCCCGAAATCACCGTCTCGGGCCTGGTCTCCGGCGTCAGCCACCGCATCCTGGTGCCCAACACGCCCACCGTGGCGGGCCTGACCAGCGCCCCCGTGAAGATTTCCTGA
- a CDS encoding PLD nuclease N-terminal domain-containing protein codes for MAQVIALLLMLDVALVMIALVDCLRADESAIRTAPWAAWMFAILLISPFGAIAWFVKGRPVAPVPLRPRPAFVAPDDNPDFLKSLAATLRDRDHDPDR; via the coding sequence ATGGCCCAGGTGATCGCTCTGCTGCTGATGCTCGATGTCGCCCTGGTGATGATCGCCTTGGTCGACTGTCTCCGAGCCGACGAGAGCGCCATCCGCACCGCGCCGTGGGCCGCCTGGATGTTCGCGATCCTGCTGATCAGCCCGTTCGGCGCGATTGCCTGGTTCGTCAAGGGCCGCCCGGTCGCCCCCGTCCCGCTACGGCCGCGGCCGGCCTTCGTCGCCCCCGACGACAATCCCGACTTCCTGAAGTCCCTGGCGGCCACCCTGCGCGACCGCGACCACGACCCCGACCGCTGA
- a CDS encoding S8 family peptidase: MGAVAGVAAVALPATTTAATEWQPATFNLSADSETLLPATVSEKQPVRVVTTSVDASGKPVIKVITATSKDKAAGAIKAGQSAKGAVGVEVDAVATASEVPSGSDTYRSQQWDFSKISVANAWQKSTGAGVTVAVLDTGVDGKHPDLAANMVAGYDAIANGNGGATDPNGHGTHVAGTIAAVTGNGVGISAIAPHSKIMPVRVLGANGSGYMSDAAEGIIWAADHGASVINMSLGSSSKVTAVTNAISYARSKGVVVVAAAGNDRANGSPTNYPAADAGVIGVAATDSADRVASYSNAGSYVDVAAPGSSIISTYPTALGTRTGYVSMSGTSMASPHVAGVAALLKAARSTLTPDQVESALETSAVDLGAKGFDNDFGNGRIDAAAALASVSPATTSPTSPATTAPTTAPTTTVPTTTAPTTTVPTTTAPTTTAPTTSPTPTPSKTTAVPTPTPSKTTTAPKVTPVVKGTTPSTSVVYGSAATITYAVTAGNAAWAGKPVQIGLNSTGSSAISWTRFTTDAKGKITVQIRGSAHFQVRLTALATDTSNAATSAVTSFTVRSTATVKSSAARKLTVKSSGPVRKAQVQRYAGNKWVAVKSFTASSGTTTVTGLPSGAKVRVVFPATTKVAGLTTTTVKIG; encoded by the coding sequence GTGGGGGCCGTCGCCGGCGTTGCCGCTGTCGCCCTGCCGGCTACGACCACTGCCGCTACCGAGTGGCAGCCCGCCACCTTCAATCTGAGCGCCGACAGTGAGACGTTGCTGCCGGCGACCGTGTCGGAGAAGCAGCCGGTTCGGGTTGTCACGACCAGCGTCGACGCGAGCGGCAAACCGGTCATCAAGGTCATTACCGCTACCAGCAAGGACAAGGCCGCCGGCGCAATCAAGGCCGGGCAGTCGGCCAAGGGCGCCGTCGGGGTCGAGGTCGACGCCGTCGCCACCGCGTCAGAGGTGCCGAGTGGCAGCGACACCTATCGCAGCCAGCAGTGGGACTTCAGCAAGATTTCCGTGGCGAACGCCTGGCAGAAGTCGACCGGGGCGGGTGTGACCGTCGCCGTCCTCGACACGGGTGTCGACGGCAAGCACCCGGACCTGGCAGCCAACATGGTGGCCGGCTACGACGCCATCGCGAACGGCAACGGCGGCGCCACCGACCCGAACGGGCACGGCACGCACGTGGCGGGGACCATCGCGGCCGTCACGGGGAACGGTGTCGGGATCAGCGCCATCGCTCCCCACTCCAAGATCATGCCCGTACGGGTGCTGGGGGCCAACGGCTCCGGCTACATGTCGGACGCCGCCGAGGGGATCATCTGGGCCGCCGACCACGGGGCCTCCGTGATCAACATGTCGTTGGGGTCGAGTTCCAAGGTCACGGCGGTCACCAACGCCATCTCGTACGCCCGCAGCAAGGGTGTTGTGGTCGTGGCGGCGGCGGGGAACGACCGCGCGAACGGCAGCCCGACCAACTACCCGGCGGCGGACGCCGGTGTCATCGGTGTGGCGGCGACCGACTCGGCCGACCGGGTGGCCAGTTACTCGAACGCGGGCAGCTACGTCGATGTGGCCGCCCCGGGGTCGAGCATCATCAGCACGTATCCGACGGCGCTGGGCACCAGAACCGGGTACGTCAGCATGAGCGGCACCTCGATGGCGTCCCCGCACGTGGCCGGCGTTGCGGCGCTGCTCAAGGCGGCCCGGTCGACGCTCACCCCGGACCAGGTGGAGAGCGCGCTCGAGACCTCGGCCGTCGACCTGGGCGCCAAGGGTTTCGACAACGACTTCGGCAACGGCCGGATCGACGCCGCCGCCGCGCTGGCATCGGTGAGCCCGGCGACCACAAGCCCGACCAGCCCGGCCACGACCGCGCCCACAACGGCCCCGACCACGACCGTCCCCACGACGACAGCTCCGACGACAACCGTTCCCACGACGACAGCTCCGACGACGACAGCCCCGACCACCAGCCCCACGCCGACGCCGAGCAAGACCACGGCCGTCCCCACGCCCACCCCGAGCAAGACCACCACCGCGCCCAAGGTCACTCCGGTGGTCAAGGGGACGACCCCGTCGACGTCGGTCGTCTACGGCAGCGCGGCCACGATCACGTACGCGGTGACCGCGGGCAACGCTGCCTGGGCCGGTAAGCCGGTGCAGATCGGCCTCAACTCCACCGGCTCGTCGGCGATCAGCTGGACCCGGTTCACCACCGACGCCAAGGGCAAGATCACCGTACAGATCAGGGGGTCCGCGCACTTCCAGGTCCGCCTGACCGCGCTCGCGACCGACACGTCCAACGCCGCGACGTCGGCTGTCACGTCGTTCACGGTCCGCTCGACGGCCACCGTGAAGAGCTCGGCCGCGCGCAAGCTGACCGTCAAGTCGAGCGGCCCGGTGCGAAAGGCCCAGGTCCAGCGGTACGCGGGAAACAAGTGGGTCGCCGTGAAGAGCTTCACCGCTTCTTCAGGCACGACCACCGTGACCGGGCTGCCGTCCGGCGCGAAGGTCCGCGTCGTCTTCCCCGCGACGACCAAGGTGGCCGGCCTGACCACCACCACCGTCAAGATCGGCTGA
- a CDS encoding SGNH/GDSL hydrolase family protein, protein MGRRLSLLACLVTATLLTFGVASPATAAASYASTDYVALGDSYSSGVGAPGQSILCFRSSQGYPGQWAARSNPKSFTDLSCSGAETGDVLDLQIPFLSRSADLITITIGGNDAGFASTVLGCQLGTDAACAAKVNAARTDITSSLPAKLDATYAAIKRKAPDARVIVLGYPALFDTSSSSCGIVGMSLAKRRVLNEGAQVLNQVIAARVAAAGFTFSDVRDEFAGHGICSSSPYLHGLTVVPPQNSFHPNLNGYTNGYLPALVSAL, encoded by the coding sequence ATGGGCAGACGCCTATCCCTTCTCGCCTGTCTGGTCACTGCCACCCTGTTGACGTTCGGCGTCGCGAGCCCCGCCACCGCGGCCGCGAGCTACGCGTCGACCGACTACGTCGCGCTCGGCGACTCCTACTCCTCGGGAGTCGGCGCGCCCGGCCAGAGCATCCTGTGTTTCCGCAGCTCCCAGGGCTACCCCGGGCAGTGGGCGGCGCGCAGCAACCCGAAATCGTTCACCGACCTGAGCTGCAGCGGGGCCGAGACCGGCGACGTGCTCGACCTGCAGATCCCGTTCCTCAGCCGCTCGGCCGACCTGATCACCATCACGATCGGCGGCAACGACGCGGGCTTCGCCTCCACCGTGCTGGGCTGCCAACTCGGCACGGACGCGGCCTGCGCGGCCAAGGTCAACGCGGCCCGTACGGACATCACGTCCTCGCTGCCGGCCAAGCTCGACGCCACGTACGCGGCCATCAAGCGCAAGGCCCCGGACGCGCGAGTGATCGTCCTCGGCTACCCCGCGCTGTTCGACACGTCGTCGTCCTCGTGCGGCATCGTCGGGATGAGCCTGGCCAAACGGCGGGTCCTCAACGAGGGCGCCCAGGTCCTCAACCAGGTGATCGCCGCCCGGGTCGCCGCGGCCGGCTTCACGTTCTCCGATGTGCGCGACGAGTTCGCCGGACACGGCATCTGCTCGTCGAGCCCCTACCTGCACGGCCTCACCGTGGTGCCCCCGCAGAACTCCTTCCACCCCAACCTCAACGGCTACACCAACGGCTACCTACCCGCCCTCGTCAGCGCGCTGTAA
- a CDS encoding S8 family peptidase produces the protein MKKLGAGLLVFGAMASGIALTLPEHDPGRHPKPTWQPVRHGLHVQPQRLLPAVVSQTHPVRVVSTSIDRNGRPVVSVGAATDHDTASALVVAGQRAPGAVSVEADVPVSVAAADPLLPAQWDLARVRADMAWPRSTGAGVTVAVIDSGVDSSHPDLAGHVLPGGDFITGTEGAAVDPHGHGTHVAGTVAALTGNGEGIAGMAPDAQILPVRVLDANGNGYMSDVANGIAYATDHGADVINLSVSATSQVGAVTNAVAYARSKGVVVVAAGGNARRSGSPTAFPAADPGVIAVAATASDDSVTAYSNRGGYIDVAAPGSDITSTYPGNRYVRMNGTSMAAPHVSALAALLKGADRGLSPDRVEQAIIGSAADLGVPGRDDDFGAGRIDAAAALATLAPAHPSPSTATPTPPITLPAASATPPAADTPSPSDSDTPPTGSQPSTGNAPSTGNPPSGSNTPSAGNTPPRAETPQPPGTPTPTPGPRAPEAAPTPPAPSPAPRAPSEAPSTTPAPAAPIVRLVRPGSGRLSVFVIGVENVPVQIQRHDADGWTTVLTYPATKVARFDGLVPGLDHRVVVSGTTSDVIRL, from the coding sequence ATGAAGAAGCTCGGTGCGGGTCTCTTGGTGTTCGGTGCGATGGCAAGCGGGATCGCTCTGACCCTCCCGGAACACGACCCGGGGCGGCACCCCAAGCCGACGTGGCAGCCGGTTCGTCACGGCCTTCATGTCCAGCCCCAGCGCCTGCTCCCGGCCGTCGTGTCCCAGACCCATCCCGTACGGGTGGTGAGCACCTCGATCGACCGGAACGGCCGCCCCGTCGTGTCCGTCGGCGCCGCCACCGATCACGACACCGCCTCGGCCCTGGTCGTCGCGGGGCAGCGCGCGCCAGGGGCGGTCAGCGTCGAGGCCGACGTGCCCGTGTCCGTGGCCGCCGCCGACCCGCTGCTGCCGGCGCAGTGGGACCTCGCTCGGGTGCGGGCCGACATGGCCTGGCCGCGTTCGACCGGCGCCGGGGTGACGGTGGCCGTGATCGACAGCGGTGTGGACTCGTCGCACCCCGATCTGGCCGGGCATGTGCTCCCGGGCGGCGACTTCATCACCGGCACCGAGGGCGCGGCCGTCGACCCGCACGGTCACGGAACCCACGTGGCCGGCACGGTCGCCGCGCTGACCGGCAACGGCGAAGGCATCGCGGGCATGGCCCCGGACGCCCAGATCCTTCCCGTACGCGTCCTCGACGCCAACGGCAACGGTTACATGTCGGACGTCGCCAACGGCATCGCGTACGCGACCGACCACGGCGCCGACGTCATCAACCTCTCGGTCAGCGCCACCTCGCAGGTCGGGGCGGTCACCAACGCCGTCGCGTACGCGCGCAGCAAGGGTGTTGTGGTCGTGGCCGCGGGCGGGAACGCACGCCGATCAGGCAGCCCGACCGCCTTCCCGGCCGCCGACCCGGGCGTGATCGCGGTTGCCGCCACCGCCTCGGACGACTCCGTGACCGCTTACTCCAATCGCGGCGGCTACATCGACGTGGCCGCTCCCGGCAGCGACATCACCAGCACGTACCCGGGCAACCGTTACGTCCGCATGAACGGCACGTCGATGGCCGCACCGCATGTGAGCGCCCTCGCCGCGCTGCTCAAGGGCGCCGACCGTGGCCTCTCGCCCGACCGGGTGGAGCAGGCGATCATCGGTTCGGCGGCCGATCTCGGGGTGCCGGGCCGCGACGACGACTTCGGCGCGGGCCGCATCGACGCCGCCGCCGCGCTGGCCACCCTGGCCCCCGCGCACCCGAGCCCGTCCACGGCCACACCCACCCCGCCGATCACGCTGCCGGCGGCATCCGCCACGCCGCCCGCAGCCGACACGCCATCCCCGTCCGACAGCGACACGCCGCCCACAGGCAGCCAGCCGTCCACAGGCAACGCGCCATCCACAGGCAACCCGCCGTCCGGGAGCAACACGCCGTCGGCAGGCAACACGCCCCCGCGCGCCGAGACGCCTCAGCCACCCGGGACCCCCACGCCCACCCCGGGCCCGCGCGCCCCCGAGGCCGCACCGACCCCGCCGGCACCGAGCCCGGCCCCGCGGGCCCCGAGCGAGGCTCCGTCCACGACACCCGCACCCGCCGCGCCGATTGTCCGCCTCGTCCGTCCGGGCTCCGGCCGCCTGTCGGTGTTCGTCATCGGCGTCGAAAACGTCCCCGTCCAGATCCAGCGGCACGACGCTGACGGGTGGACGACCGTCCTCACCTATCCCGCGACAAAGGTGGCACGTTTCGACGGACTTGTCCCAGGTCTGGACCACCGTGTCGTCGTGTCCGGCACAACAAGCGACGTAATCCGCCTCTGA
- a CDS encoding sulfite oxidase-like oxidoreductase, with the protein MGIISRGFGGRRRESVPGLPPGQYLTHDFPVLSAGPTPRIPLDRWRFTITTETGEKTSWNWTEFQALPAEDFTVDIHCVTKWSKLGTTWRGVSLDTLMENVESAADYSMVHSFGGYTTNVPMEDLLDGKAWVAYKFDGEDLDPEHGGPARLVVPHLYFWKSAKWVNGLQLMDEDEPGFWEAAGYHMYGDPWREQRYQGD; encoded by the coding sequence ATGGGCATCATCTCCAGGGGATTCGGCGGCCGGCGGCGTGAGTCGGTGCCTGGCCTGCCGCCCGGTCAGTATCTGACTCACGACTTCCCGGTGCTGTCGGCCGGGCCGACCCCGCGCATCCCGCTCGATCGCTGGCGGTTCACCATCACCACCGAGACCGGTGAGAAGACGAGCTGGAACTGGACGGAGTTCCAGGCGCTGCCCGCCGAGGACTTCACGGTCGACATCCACTGCGTCACCAAGTGGTCGAAGCTCGGCACGACCTGGCGGGGTGTCTCGCTCGACACCCTGATGGAGAACGTCGAGTCGGCCGCCGACTACTCGATGGTGCACAGCTTCGGCGGGTACACCACCAACGTACCGATGGAAGATCTTCTCGACGGCAAGGCGTGGGTGGCGTACAAGTTCGACGGTGAGGATCTCGACCCCGAGCACGGCGGACCGGCCCGGCTGGTCGTTCCGCACCTCTATTTCTGGAAGTCGGCGAAGTGGGTCAACGGCCTGCAGCTGATGGACGAGGATGAGCCCGGCTTCTGGGAGGCCGCGGGCTATCACATGTACGGAGACCCATGGCGCGAACAGCGGTATCAGGGCGACTGA
- a CDS encoding MerR family transcriptional regulator encodes MAPSDDMLDDDDYPAYTMGRAAEIVGASQDFLRRLDEAKLIAPFRSAGGHRRYSRYQLRLAVRAREMVDQGTALDAACRIIILEDQLEEALRHNRELQKGQEAGAV; translated from the coding sequence ATGGCCCCATCCGACGACATGCTTGATGACGACGATTATCCCGCCTACACGATGGGCCGCGCTGCCGAGATCGTGGGCGCGTCACAGGACTTCCTGCGCCGGCTCGACGAGGCGAAACTGATCGCCCCGTTCCGCTCCGCCGGTGGGCACCGCCGTTACTCCCGCTATCAGCTGCGCCTGGCCGTGCGGGCCCGCGAGATGGTCGATCAGGGCACCGCCCTCGACGCGGCGTGCCGGATAATCATCCTCGAAGACCAGCTCGAAGAAGCTCTCCGGCACAACCGGGAACTCCAGAAAGGCCAGGAGGCCGGCGCCGTCTGA
- a CDS encoding ferredoxin reductase — protein sequence MARTAVSGRLRWRVATLSEARWETSTARTLALDVPDWPGHLPGQHVDVRLTAEDGYSAQRSYSIASAWPHPDGKVELTVQRLDDGEVSPYLTDVVEPGEQVELRGPVGGWFVWRDKQPAPVLLIGGGSGVVPLMAMVRARATAGAKQPFRLIYSVRTPEDVLYADELHRRVRDDAGLDVHFVYTRKTPEGWSSPPKRIDVAALNTYGWPPDFQPDCYVCGPTTFVETAADILVALGHDPRRIRTERFGGTS from the coding sequence ATGGCGCGAACAGCGGTATCAGGGCGACTGAGGTGGCGGGTGGCGACGCTGTCCGAGGCCCGGTGGGAGACCTCGACGGCGCGCACGCTCGCGCTCGACGTTCCGGACTGGCCGGGTCACCTGCCCGGCCAGCACGTCGACGTGCGGCTGACAGCCGAGGACGGGTACAGCGCGCAGCGCAGCTACTCGATCGCCTCGGCCTGGCCGCACCCCGACGGCAAGGTCGAGCTGACCGTCCAGCGGCTCGACGACGGCGAGGTGTCGCCCTACCTGACCGACGTGGTCGAGCCGGGCGAGCAGGTCGAGCTGCGCGGCCCGGTGGGCGGCTGGTTCGTGTGGCGCGACAAGCAGCCGGCGCCGGTGCTGCTGATCGGCGGCGGCTCCGGGGTGGTCCCGCTGATGGCGATGGTGCGCGCCCGGGCCACCGCGGGCGCCAAGCAGCCGTTCCGGCTGATCTATTCGGTGCGCACGCCCGAGGACGTGCTCTACGCCGACGAGCTGCACCGGCGCGTACGGGATGACGCGGGTCTCGACGTGCACTTCGTCTACACGCGGAAGACTCCCGAGGGGTGGTCTTCGCCCCCGAAGAGGATCGACGTGGCCGCGTTGAACACGTACGGTTGGCCGCCGGACTTCCAACCGGACTGCTACGTCTGCGGTCCCACCACGTTCGTCGAGACCGCCGCGGACATCCTGGTCGCGCTCGGTCACGACCCGCGCCGGATCCGCACCGAACGTTTCGGGGGTACGTCGTGA